A genomic stretch from Gopherus flavomarginatus isolate rGopFla2 chromosome 3, rGopFla2.mat.asm, whole genome shotgun sequence includes:
- the NDNF gene encoding protein NDNF, giving the protein MLLLHWFVFLLLLPLNSRTQKLPTRDEELFQMQIRDKAFFHDSSVIPDGAEISSFLFRDAPKRYFFVVEEDNTALAVTVTPCDAPLEWKLSLQELPEEASAEGSGEPEPLEQQKQQIINEEGAELFSYKGNDVEYFVSPSSPSGLYQLELLSTEKDTHFKVYATTTPESDQPYPELPYDPRIDVTSLGRTTVTLAWKPSPTASLLKQPIQYCIVINKEHNFKSLCAAEAKLSFDDAFMMAPKPGLDFSLFDFAHFGFPSDNNSGKERSFLKSSSKLSRQMSSKPRVDLQKICIGNKNIFTLSDLKPDTQYYFDMFAVNVNTNMSTAYIGTFARTKEEAKQKTVELKDGKVTDVFIKRKGAKFLRFAPVSSHQKVTFFVHSCLDAVQIQIRRDGKLLLSQNVEEVRQFQLRGKPKAKYLIRLKGSKKGASMLKILATTRPNKQSFPSLPEDTRIKAFDKLRTCSSATVAWLGTQERNKFCIYKKEVGDNYSDEQKKREQNQCLGPDTRKKSEKVLCKYFHSQNLQKAVTTETIKGLQPGKSYLLDVYVIGHGGHSAKYQSKLVKTRKFC; this is encoded by the exons ATGCTCTTGCTCCATTGGTTTGTGTTCTTGCTGCTGCTCCCGCTCAACTCCAGGACACAGAAGCTGCCTACCAGAGATGAGGAACTTTTTCAGATGCAGATCCGGGACAAAGCATTTTTCCATGATTCATCAGTAATCCCAGATGGAGCAGAAATTAgcagctttctcttcagagatgcaCCTAAAAG GTATTTCTTTGTGGTTGAAGAAGATAACACTGCCTTAGCAGTTACTGTAACACCATGTGATGCTCCTTTGGAATGGAAGCTGAGCCTGCAGGAACTTCCAGAAGAGGCCAGTGCAGAAGGTTCag GTGAACCAGAACCACTTGAGCAGCAGAAAcaacagattattaatgaagaaggCGCAGAGCTGTTCTCTTACAAAGGCAATGATGTTGAATACTTTGTCTCTCCTAGTTCCCCATCTGGTTTGTACCAATTAGAACTGCTGTCAACTGAGAAAGATACACATTTTAAAGTATATGCCACGACAACTCCAGAATCAGACCAGCCTTATCCCGAATTACCTTATGATCCAAGAATTGATGTCACCTCTCTTGGACGCACAACAGTCACATTGGCATGGAAACCAAGCCCTACAGCATCTTTACTGAAACAGCCAATTCAGTATTGCATCGTCATCAATAAAGAACACAACTTCAAAAGTCTCTGTGCTGCTGAAGCCAAACTCAGTTTTGATGATGCCTTCATGATGGCTCCAAAACCAGGCCTGGATTTCAGCCTCTTTGATTTTGCTCATTTTGGCTTCCCTTCAGACAACAACTCTGGCAAAGAACGTAGCTTCTTAAAATCATCATCAAAGCTTAGTCGCCAAATGTCTTCGAAGCCAAGAGTTGACCTGCAGAAGATTTGCATTGGGAACAAGAACATTTTCACACTATCTGATCTGAAACCTGATACACAGTACTACTTTGACATGTTTGCAGTAAATGTTAACACAAATATGAGCACTGCCTATATTGGCACCTTTGCCAGAACTAAAGAGGAAGCCAAACAGAAGACAGTTGAACTGAAAGATGGGAAAGTTACAGATGTGTTTATCAAGAGAAAGGGAGCCAAATTTCTACGATTTGCTCCTGTTTCGTCACACCAAAAAGTCACCTTCTTTGTTCATTCATGCCTGGATGCTGTTCAGATCCAAATTAGAAGAGATGGAAAACTTCTCTTGTCTCAGAATGTTGAGGAGGTCCGTCAGTTCCAACTTAGAGGAAAACCAAAAGCTAAATATCTAATTAGGCTGAAAGGAAGTAAGAAAGGTGCTTCCATGTTGAAGATCTTAGCTACTACAAGACCTAATAAGCAATCATTTCCTTCTCTTCCTGAAGACACAAGAATCAAAGCCTTCGATAAACTTCGCACATGTTCTTCAGCCACAGTGGCCTGGCTAGGCACACAAGAAAGAAACAAATTTTGCATCTACAAAAAGGAAGTGGGTGACAATTATAGTGACGAGcaaaagaaaagagaacaaaaCCAGTGCTTGGGTCCAGATACAAGGAAGAAATCAGAAAAAGTCCTCTGTAAATATTTTCATAGCCAGAATCTACAGAAAGCAGTTACCACAGAGACAATtaaaggcctgcagcctggcaagtCCTACCTGCTGGATGTTTATGTTATAGGGCATGGAGGACACTCAGCCAAATATCAGAGCAAACTGGTGAAAACAAGGAAGTTCTGTTAG